In Rattus rattus isolate New Zealand chromosome 3, Rrattus_CSIRO_v1, whole genome shotgun sequence, one genomic interval encodes:
- the LOC116895253 gene encoding serine protease inhibitor Kazal-type 6: MKVAGVFLLLSLALLCFFSGAFSQGGQDKRGWITRSEGRFPGKGVLRHRLFQINCGEFRDPKVFCTRESDPLCGSDGQTYGNKCAFCKALEKSSGKINLKHRGKC; the protein is encoded by the exons ATGAAAGTAGCAGGTGtctttctgctcctctctctggctcttctctgctttttctcAG GTGCCTTCAGTCAAGGAGGACAG GACAAAAGAGGCTGGATCACAAGATCAGAGGGCCGATTTCCAGGGAAAGGTGTCTTAAGGCATCGTCTCTTTCAA ATTAATTGTGGTGAGTTCCGTGACCCCAAGGTCTTCTGCACTCGGGAATCTGACCCACTCTGTGGCTCTGATGGCCAGACATATGGGAATAAATGTGCCTTCTGCAAGGCATTGGA gaaaagttctggaaagatcaacCTGAAGCATCGTGGGAAATGCTGA